In Chrysoperla carnea chromosome 2, inChrCarn1.1, whole genome shotgun sequence, the following proteins share a genomic window:
- the LOC123292826 gene encoding cytochrome P450 4C1-like yields MLVSLDFNFISMPIIFTISVAVSFLICVYFSNFIRMCYYVSKIRGPLAYPVIGNGLSLKGSHEELTNFIFKTANDYAPITRLWMGPIPLLFTVEPKIVQELLTSSSALEKAWFMKLIVKALVRKSLVISEVPQWKRTRTLMMKGFTLSLLKLYFKIFEDKIDILTGILDKLELNKENTFDMYGSYLSKVAVDSICATSIGVDMNVLQTETSYFDAMGRSLNIMMKRGYNPLKYPDVFYRLTKDYKKLMEYRDMMWSFTRKVILEKRNKDKDPVNNKLINSECLENIEYKKLSLLDIMLEFKKCNPDFTDDQLQDEINFLIIAGFDGIAKTVSMASLLLALNKDIQTKVCEELFQVLRETNRTKINFEDLAKLKFMEQVIKETLRLFPGVPLILREVSKDILIENYTIPKGANIAIPIFSLHRNEVYWENSLKFDPERFTADNIQKQHPYAFIPFSAGPRSCLGYRYAWVFMKLALAKLLSRYEFHTNIKDISEIRFKLEISMSVIGGHQVRITPRQRRF; encoded by the exons ATGCTTGTGTcgttagattttaattttatttcaatgccTATTATTTTCACGATAAGCGTTGCAGTTTCATTTCTAATATGTGTGTATTTCTCAAATTTCATTCGAATGTGCTACTATGTGTCAAAAATTCGTGGACCGCTTGCTTATCCAGTTATTGGTAATGGTTTGTCGCTCAAAGGTTCTCATGaag aattaactaattttattttcaaaaccgCAAATGACTATGCACCAATAACTCGATTATGGATGGGTCCAATACCATTACTGTTTACAGTCGAGCCAAAAATTGTTCAAGAACTTTTAACTAGTTCATCCGCATTAGAAAAAGCTTGGTTTATGAAGTTAATTGTAAAGGCTTTGGTCCGTAAGTCTTTGGTAATATCAGAag tacctCAATGGAAACGGACTcgaactttgatgatgaaagGTTTTACTTTATCGCTTTTGaagttatatttcaaaatatttgaagataAGATTGATATACTCACTGGAATATTGGATAAATTAGAACTTAATAAAGAAAACACTTTTGATATGTATGGAAGTTATTTGTCAAAAGTTGCAGTGGATTCTATTTGTG CAACGAGTATTGGTGTTGATATGAATGTATTACAAACAGAAACTTCTTACTTTGACGCTATGGGCag gtCCTTGAATATAATGATGAAAAGAGGATACAATCCATTAAAATATCCCGATGTATTTTACCGACTTACAAAGGATTATAAGAAATTGATGGAATATAGGGACATGATGTGGTCATTTACTCGTAAA GTGATTTTGGAGAAACGAAATAAAGATAAAGATcctgttaataataaattaattaattctgaaTGTCTAGAAAAcatcgaatataaaaaattgtctcTATTAGATATTATGCTTGAATTCAAAAAGTGCAACCCCGATTTCACCGATGACCAGTTGCaggatgaaataaattttttaattattgct GGCTTCGATGGAATAGCTAAAACTGTATCTATGGCTAGTTTGTTGTTGGCTTTAAATAAAGACATACAGACGAAAGTGTGTGAAGAATTGTTTCAAGTATTAAGGGAAACGAAtcgaactaaaattaattttgaggatcttgcaaaattaaaatttatggaacAAGTAATTAAGGAAACATTGAGATTATTTCCCGGAGTGCCACTAATCTTAAGAGAAGTatcaaaagatattttaattg aaaattatacaattcCAAAAGGAGCTAATATTGCTATTCCAATATTCAGTCTGCATAGGAATGAAGTCTATTgggaaaattctttaaaatttgatcCAGAACGATTTACAGCtgataatattcaaaaacaacatCCTTATGCGTTCATACCATTTAGTGCAGGACCTCGGAGTTGTTTAG gtTATCGATATGCATGGGTTTTTATGAAATTAGCATTAGCCAAATTACTGAGTCGATATGAGTTCCATACcaatataaaagatataagtGAAATTAGGTTTAAACTTGAAATATCAATGAGTGTTATAGGTGGACATCAAGTACGAATTACACCTCGCCAGAgaagattttga